The following is a genomic window from Melopsittacus undulatus isolate bMelUnd1 chromosome 8, bMelUnd1.mat.Z, whole genome shotgun sequence.
TGAGCCAGCTGTTAAGGAGagaattaactctatcccagctgaaaccaggataCTTAATGACCAGCATCCTTCACACATGTAGGTGTAGGACTGAGGTTGGTTTAATCATGCAAGGACAATTAAAAAGGAATAGTGCTGTGGCATGAATACATTTACCAGGGTGGTGAAGGCCTTGTGCTGTGTTGTGAAGTCTAAGGTCAAGAGATTCAGTTGATCTGGGCCCTGGCATCATGGGCTGATgtcccagcctggccttggataTGTACCATTACCCTGGACCTGCCTGATGATTCTGACTTGCCTGACAGACTTGAGACATGAAAGGCCTCCAGTCGTAGCAAGATCAACACAGTCTGTTTATTGATCATAGCAATCCCACATGACAGAGCATCTTAATATTTATCCTATAAGCACCTTGATTGTTTATTGTTCTGATTTCAGAATGCTCTGCTTCAGCCGTTACTGATCCTTTAATGAGAGACAGGAAGCACATACCAGAGCACTTCCAGAATCTGATTTAGAGAGAACTTTGTGAAAAAGCAGTCATAGGAGATGCCAATGAATGAATGTAGTGCAATACAAACATTGCACCACATCATTACCGAAGTGGCACAAACAAGTGGCACAAACCTGAATGGAAAGAGAAGATACTAAACCCTGCAACTATTAGAAACCATCAGAAGTAAATAACTTCTTGCAAGCTTTTCAGAAGCCTGTTGGGAAATGTCTTGCCAAGCTTTGGGTGTTTATTTACAGAGACAGAGAATTCTTCTTGCATTTGCATTGATATCCATGGCATGACAACGCAGCCCTGTAAgaatgctgctgcagggcagagccctGCCATAAATAGCTAATCACAAAGAAAAAGTTGTCATCACAAATATGCTAAGTGAGGTAGCTAAGCACTGTCACACCAGATAGATAATATCTAACCTATAACCTAATTCTTTCACCCATAGATTACTTCTCTCCATCGTGTTTTCTTCTGGGGTCATTTCTAGCTCCAATGATGGAAAGTGAAACACCTTTACAGGTGGTCGCTTTTGATGATAACTCAGAGTCCACTGCAGCTGTCCTACAAGGATGTGCACCATCATCCCAGCATCTTCAGACATTTCACACAaccagaatcccagaatggtctgggttggaagggaccttaaagctcatccagttctaaacccttccactggagcagctgctccaagcccctgtgtccaacctggccttgaacactgccagggatggggcagccacagcttctctgggcaccctgtgccagcacctcagcaccttcaaagggaaaaacttcttcctaGTGTTAGTTTTCTGCCAGTGTTACAAGCCACTGAAGGCCACCCCTGAGCAGGTGCATGTTGGACAAGCAGCTTTCCCTCTCCTGCACAAGGCAAGACATCTTTGTCttttaggtttagggtttagAGCAGTACAACCACAAAGAGCCAAGCAGATCCTCTCTTACATTATTACtgctattactattattattactattattgtcattgttattactattattattatttgtacaTCTTTGTGGAAAGATCATCTATCCTTTGTCTCACATGCTCCTAGgcatattttaagaaaacaggTAAATTCACAATTCCTCCCCTAATCAATATATTGTTAAGAAGTATAATCCAGAAGCTGAAAACAGAGTAAAATTCATTTCTGGCTTCCACCAGGGTCTTCTCTGTCCCatatgaggaaaacaaaagcaattccTGAGACTTCTTAAAAGGTGGATATATTGGGAATATTgtttaaaacagtgaaaaatggTGTTTCCTAGTTAGAACTTGTTGAAAACTTTTGTATATGAGCAAGGCTGTTACCCAAATCGACATGAATTTGAGAAAGATGTTCCCTACATCAGCAAAATGGACAGTTCTCATGGGGAAAACCCATGAAGTCTTTTCACTGTTACCCGTCACATTGTTTCTAGCTTCCTCCAACTGTAAAGACAAGCGAAGAGTGTCAGGATGTTGGGATTCTTGGCATGGAAGAGTCACCGAAAGGTGGATAAATGTACATGAGCAGGATTTATCACTTGACCCACCACATTCCCATCCAAGTACACCTACTCTTGTGGAACACCAGTGTCCAGGAGGGAGCTGAGCTACTGTCCAGGTGTTTGCAGCTGGGAACCTAAGTGTAACCAGAAGCCAAGGTCCATGGAAATTGCTTGTTTCTGGAAGCTCACGTGAGTAAGGCACCTACGATACTCAGGGGCCAAGAGCCATATCCCATATCCTCAAGGACTTTAACTTACTTAACCTAAATCCTATGTGCTTTCCAGATCATTGAATTGGCTTGTTTTTGCCACTTGCCAGAGTAATGTCAATCCTAACCAAGCAAGCACAGAATTTAATGAGccttttccctgtcttttctttttaactaaaAGAAGCTCTATCAATCAAACAAGAAATGAACAATCATCGCCTCTGGTCCAACTCTAGGTGCTCCTCTCCATCAGGGCAAGAATTTCTTTGTAGACTTGTTCATATGCTTGCGCACCCCAAAGGAAATCAAAGTGGACGAATTCAGGAATGTACTTTCTGTATGCCACATTGGTTATCCGAGGCAGTGTGATGTTTACATCTTCAGGGGCTGAAATCCAGTCGTTGCCACCATACCATGCAGCAAGAGGGGCTTTCATGTTTTCCAGTTTGTAGAAGGGAGGTGTAGTCTGCAAGACAAATAGTGTGGCTTGAGGAAGGAAAACCTCTGAGGTCATGGGCAAGTCAAAAAGTCAAAGTATTCCTGATTGCTGCTTGGAATTTCTCCTCTGTCCTAAGAGGTGGTACATAAACTATGACCAGAGATCCCGATCATTCCTTGTGCTCCTGTGCTTTTCATCAGAGGGCCAAAAAGTCATCACTGAACAACATCACAGACATGGGTTTTGTAAGAAAGGTACAAACTGGTTTAACCATAGAAGGTAAATTCTGTAAGTCCCATATAATTCAGTCTTAGCTGACAAGTGAGAATGGATTTCTCTTACCTGGTTGTAATGAAACACGTTGTCACTGCCGTAATCATAATATTTGAATTCCCCTGTTTGATAGAGCTGGAAAAGAAGGAGGAGTTGTATTTATTATCCATGCATTAGAGGGAGCCATAAGAAAGATAAAACGCAAGCAGGGAACAGCACTGCTCCTCTCTGCCACCGATGGTACATGTTACATGTGATACTGTCTTCTGGGAGGTGAGATCAGCCTCAAGGACTGCCTAGCATTGCCCATGTCTGCTATTTGGAGGCTGAGGCCCCAGAAAGCCACCGTGCACCATGAGCTAGCCTCAAAGAAGGCAAGCATCAGACCTTTGGGCAAGTTTCCTTTCAGTGTCTGCAATCTTTTTCTGCAGTAGGGAATATTACCTGGCGCCAATGTAACATGGTTTTTATGGATGTTGTATCGGGGTAGTGGGACAGGTAGACATCCATGCGGCTCTGTAAGAAACCATTGGAGACATTTATTCTCTGTGTGGAGAGAAATCCTACTAGAAATAAACCTCATCCTTTTCAGGAGCCACAGAAATCTGTCACTCGCACAAACTGCTTCATGTCAGCTCTGTGAAGGCACAGCTCAGCCACGTGCCATGTGAATTCACGCCACAGACAGTAGCATGAGGGGTGCCATAGAGCTTCCTTCAGTAAGCTAAGccattcccatgggatgctgggTCATGTTATGAGTCAATGTGGCTTTCAAACCAAAGTAAACTCCATATATTGTGCTCAGGGTCCTTTTGTAAGGACAATGAGCAACTCATCACAATAGTTCTACATGTTGTTTCTAATGTGTTTTCTCCTTGGAATATTAAGAAAATAGCCCAACTCTTTCTTTGAGAAACAGTGACCCAGTTCTGATTCCATCCATGATCAAGCCATTATTGCTTGGCACTTTACATGGACCTGTCTTCAATTTTACTTACATGAGTGGTTTGCATCAGGATCTGGACTTTGAAATCTTGGCTGGCCCCAAGGAAATAGTCCTTCCCTGTGCGAGTGGGGCATCCCTGGGACCACCCAACTGATGtggcttataaggatgctggtgagaggctcttcattagggactgtagtgataggagaagggctaacaggttaaaacttaaacaggggaagtttagatcggatataaggaaaaagtctTTACagtaaggatggtgaggcactagaatgagttgcccagggaagctgtgaatgccccatccctggtggtgttcaaggccaggttggacagagccttgggtgacatggtttagtgtgaggtgtccctgcccatggcagggggggtggaactggatgatctaaaggtcctttccaaccctaactattctacaattctatgagtctatgaccCACATCTTGTAGCAGTGAACAGGAGGGAAGTTTGTTCTGCAAGAGCCCATTTCGTTATTAAAACGCATGTGAAATTACAAATCACTTAGTGAAAGAGAAACCCTGGGTGCCCCTGAGCACCAAATGCATTTCTGTGCTCTCCCCTTTGGTACCATCCCTTCTGGGGAGACAGTGTGCCTGGTGGATATATGACCTTGTGCACACTCTGGGCTTCCCTCTGGTGCCAATGCAAGAGAATCACAAGGGCTGGATTGCAACATGTTGATGCAATGGCAAGATTTTTCAACAAACTGAAGATGTGAAAGGCCAGCTAGTTGACAAGTCGGGATCAAACAATGAGAAACTGTTGCTCAAAAGGTAAGCTGGAGTGTACATACCACATTTAAGCTGTCGGTAAATCCACCAGGCAAGTAAAGGACCAAGGAGCAAAAGCTTTTGAAGAAAGGGTAGATGCACAGTCTGGAAGTCATTTGGTGCAGTATTTCGCCCTTCTTGAAGACTACTGTGTGTCCTAAAATGAGCTGTGAAAGTCAAAGGCATTGATCAAGTGTGGTCACATTGCTCATTTGTCTCCAGtctctccccagctctctgctcATCCCTGAAAGTTGCTGCCTTCCTTGCCACACCTTTACTGGGCTTTGTGATTTTGGCTTTTCAGAAATGGCTGTGGCCCTCTAAGAGCCCTGATCTTCCTAGAAGAGCTTTGTCCTAGGAGGATGGACCCAAAAGCAATAGCTAGAAATAGCTGTTCTCAGGTTAGGGCTGGACAAGAGGATGCTTTTACACTGTTTAATGCCCTGCAGCCTCAAGGGCGTAGGCAAAGATGTACCTACCTGCTCAATGCAAAGGGTAcacagaaagggaaatgaaaCTGATGTACAAGCACTGCATGTCTCAAGTGATGAGACCTTCCTGTTATCTCCTTCCCCTTCACACCAGATGAGTGTGTGGTGAGCACGTACCTTAACCAGCCTCTCAGGAAGGTCAAACACCCTTAGCAAGGGTGTCTTCATATTTGAGCTTGTGGTGATAGGAGCCAAGGCAAAAAACATCTTGATTTTGCGATCCAGCTCAGGAATGGatgaaaaagcaatgaaacctatgggagggagaaggaagcagaCCCTGTCAGGTTATTGCTGAACTTATTGTTGATTCTCAGGTGTGTGTGCCCATCAGAAGGACCCCTGGAGGTGGTTCTAGAAGGTTGGTGACTTGACCTGAAGCCTTTGCTTCTGATGCATTTCAGCTCCTAGCCTGACTGCTCAGCCCAGCTACAGCTCCCACAAACCCTTCTTGGGGATCTGACAGCAGTGGGATGCACCAAAAGCCATCACTACAACCATTTCTGGGCTGCCACTGCTCACAACTGTTCTGTTAAAGCAAACAAGAGTTTTTACCtgctcttttccctttgttgtTTGAATGTGCTCAGACATTACCTTCCCAGTCCATGTTCTCAGAAGAACACTCCCAAACCAGGGGTAAACGTAACTCTGACAGTGGTCTGATCTCCTCCTAAGTACCTATGGTGGTTCCTTGGGAGTAGGCCACGTAGTACAACTGCTCCTGTCCAGTTTTCTGCAGAATATAGTTGATTGTTGCTGGGAGGTCATACATGGCCATCTCATGAAAGCTGCAATGGAGATGGGCACATAAAAGAATTACTGACCTTAGTGCTGGGACTGTTTGAGGAGCAGACGAGAGCTCTGGCAGGTATCTTGGTGGAGCTGGTTTATGGTGTGActgtcagcagtgctgctcctccagcctaCAGACACTGCTGAGGGTACCAGGTACCTGCCCACCTTTCAGTTTTGCAGGAAATACCTGTAATTTGAGTATTCCTGCTGGTGAAACTCAAActctttgtgcttttgtgaCCAACTGTTCCCCCGGCTGTTTCCGATCCAGACGTCGTAGCCAGCATCAGCAAGGATGAAGCCCAGGCTGCTGTTGGGTAAGTTGGTAAACCAGGTGCTTCCCTCCAACACCAGGccatgctgcaggaggaccACGGGCTTTGGagctgaagaaagagaagtagGATCATTTTCTCTGAGGAGTAGCAAAATTCACATCCAGGTATTGCTTTGGTAGGAACCCCTTGGGGAGCTGACTGCAGTGCAAGGAGATGGTCACCTATATCCTCAGGCTCTTTGGAGAGTTGTTTTTGAAACATGCTCTTTGGTCATCCCACAGCAGAGAAAATCAATATagtgaaactgaaaaatcagaTTGAACTCCACACTGAATCATGCTcccagaaagaaggaaaacaaacctgtGTCTGTCTTATCAATGACCATGCTATTTGCATGGGGACCATCCTCTTCATGGTGTCTTTTGTTTGACTCAGGTGCTCCAGGTCTGACCAGGAGACAATGGAAACCCAGCAGAGTTTAAATACCTCCTATGGCACAGCAAGACCATGATGCCCTGATGCAAGAGACTAAGTACTGGAGGGGTCAAGAGCTTCTCCTCCACTCAGTTCTGCCCACTTTAAGCCATATGGGCAAGTGTCAGCTCCTCAGAACAAGCTtacaatctttatttttttaactttttttattattattattatttatctcctcatttttctgttgttttttagACTCCCAGCATAAGACTCACATTCCCACCCTGGACAGCTGAGGACAAAGTGTGCTGAAGGGAAAGCTGGCTTTTCACAGCCTGTTGCCATGTTCATATGCCAGTTCTGCTCCCTAGGAGAGGGACACCTGTGCCAAGAATGGGGCATTACTCTCTTCACTTTGAAACAGTGGTTCAagtgaagaacagaaaggagccaAAACAGTGAGATGGCATTGGACTGCACATTTGGTGCTGTTTTCTGCTGACAAATGGCTTTTTGTTGCTACACTGGTTTTGAGCAGGGGTAAAATCTGAGGCAAAACTTCTCTGTCCCATTATACTCCttatctttttctccctctttggAGCAGATCCTCTCAGAACAAGAAGTTTGGTGTGGAGGGCAcctgcatttcttctgctccCAAGGCTAATCCTACAGGGAAAGTTGTCTCCTTGAGGACCAAGGCAGCCCTAACCATCTTCATCCCTGAGCATCTTCAGCCCAGAAAAGCTCTCAGGGTCCCTGGAGCAGGCAGACCTTCTTGTGGCACTTACAAGGACAGAACATGCTGGAGCCCTGTGTCTCTGCTTCATGGGAGGTGCTCATGCTTTCTGGATTGTCTCTGCCATGAGGAACCCTCTGCACGGTGAGGTAATAGCCGTCATCTGTCACCACTTCATGCTCCTCATAGGGGTACCCATGGTAGCGGATGATTTCACCCTGTGAGAAGGGAAGGACAGTGTAAGGAGGTCCACAGGGAGGTGCGAGTCTTCATTCTGGAGGATATAAGGGTTTGCCTAGGAGAAGTCAACAGTGGCTGCCCTGAGCTCCTGGTGGTGCCCCTGCTATCAACAGGAGGTTGCAGTAGTTGGCTGGGACCTCCCAATGTCCCTTCCATGAAGGCCTTCAGCTAAAATTTTGGCAGCTGTGAGTTTACCTTGCTCTCTCAGCAGGTCTGGTAAAGAAAGACTCATTGTCACTTTTCATGTTGCAATCAATgtttgtgagggtgctgaggcactggcacagggtgcccagagaagctgtggctgccccatccctggcagtgctcaaggccaggttggacacaggggcttggagcaccctgctccagtggaaggggtccctgcctgtgggtgagctttaaggtcccttccaacccaaaccagtctgggattcttaGAGCAGGGCAGCAATGACAGTGAAGTTCCAAGCCTGAGACAGCTGCATTGACCAACCCTGTTGATTTCACCCAAATCTCCCATAATATCTGCCATAAATCTCCATGTAATCTCCCATAATATCTGCCATAAATCTCCATGTAATCTCCCATAATATCTGCCATAAATCTCCATGTACATGAGCACAGGGAAGTAAATTCTCTACTAAAACCCTCTTACCAAACCTTGGTGAATATGTACACACAGAGACCATTGGTCTTGTAGAGATTATGGCAACGTAGGCAGCTTGCATGCCCaagtagaaaaagaagagagagaagttATGACTTACAAAACCCGTGGACACCTCAGGACTTGCATTTGACTTTTCACTGATGCACATTACATAAGCAATGGTTACGAAGAGCCACATCATGGCAACCTGTAAAACATTGTCAGCATGATGAGTGCAAGAGACATTGACAGTACTGACACAGAAGGCAGGCCCTGCACTTCTGTTAGTGTATCAATCTGTCCACTCAGCAGgtgaaatacatttgaaagcCTCTAATTTGTCCTAAAAATGGCTCATTTTGCTAATTTTGAACAATGCCAGAGTTCAAACTCCATCCCATTTAATCACACACTCTCCATCAGATCACTGTATTcagaaaaatatgcatgtatgtatacaGCTATAAGCACCTGGACAAATCTATTTTCTGAGGAGGTGGTTATAGACTATTCATTTAAAATGATGTCTTGTAAGAATAGATGATTTGGTTAAACTGATAGCTAAACTAATCAAGAGTAAACCACCCAATTTTCAGTTGCAGGACCATGGAGGTTTTGTTCTTAATATGCAATCAAATAATGTGATTTGGTTGGGCTCTTTGCACTATGAAAGAGACACCAGGACACACTTATGTTGGTTTTGCAAACCTGACTTAAAGTACTGTCCCAGGAGACCTGCTCTTCACCCTGGGAAGGGTTTTGAAGTATATGTTTTGGCATTTTCCTACCACAAACCATCTTACTATCGTTTTATCTGTTGGAGACAACAAATTGGCAACAGAAACAGTGCCTCAGCTCTCACGTGACATGCTGCAATAGTTAAATTGCAGTCCTGTCTGAATGCATGAGCCTGTGCAGGGCTGCGTGGGAAGCAGCGACCAGTGCCAGGTATTGCATCCACCCCATTGCTTCCCTGCAGAGTATCTTTCTGGGGAAAGGAGTCCTGTGAGCAGGTTTCTGTCGCTTCCCAGCTATCTCTCATTGTCCCCTCTGTCTTCTGCTGAAGGAACTTGCCTCCCGTGCTGCAGGAGGTGGTTTTGCAGCTGGGCAGAAGGCCACTTGCTCCCTCTGCTGTCCCTGGAGCATCACCTGTGATGTGATCCTGGAGGATCACACAGGCACCGCTGCTCTGCTGGAGGGGACCTTGGCACCCCCTTGTCCACCCTCCAGCTCACAGTGGGGTGTTGTCAGTGAGAGGTCGGGGTGGCTGTGGCTTTGCTCTGACACCCCCCTCACATGGCTGCTCCCCACTCTGGGGGAAGAAGGGTTCCCTACCTCCATCCTGAACCCCTTGGGCTCAAGACCCCTTGTTGCATTGCCTATTGCTGCTGCCATCCCTGCCCTCCTCAGGGTAAGGCAGCTGAGGGAGCATTCCCATGCCCCTCAACAAAGCCTTTTCACTGAACTCTGAACCTTTCAGAAAAGCAAGGAGagacagaaagcatttttgtaGCATAACATCAGGAGTATAGCACATAAATTCAAGGGCCTTGGGTGGCCCTTTCCTTCAACAGCCAACCTGCAAAACCATTCCCTTTGTGAAGGGTGCCTCAGCTCAGCAGACCTTGAGAGCTCCAAGTGACctctgagagctgcagcagggtAAAAGCTCTTCCACCAGCAGCATGGTCCTGGCCCCCGACAACTGCCACTGCAGCTGGCAGAAACAACCTTCCTTTGGACCCAGGACTGCTGGGGAAGCCATGCCTTCCCATGGCAGCTCTCCCCTCCTGTCCTTGGGGACGGTCCCTGGCTGGCAGCCTGCACAAAGGCAGAGGAACCCAGAGAAGAAGGATTACCTGTTGTGGTGCAGAAGAGGTGGGGTGCTCTTCTTCCTGATGTCTGCCGAGCAGGAGGTCTCCACTGTCAAGCACGCTGCTCTCACACACCATGCATCGGGCTGTTCCCTCCCTTCCACGCATTTGGGAGTGTCACAGGTTGCCACTCCCTGTAATGTCTGGAATAAAACACCCTTCCTGCCTGGGCTCACTTGGGAATGTTTTTGTGGCACTACCAGAAGAGTTGAGAGTTGTAACGAACTGGGTATCTCCCCTTGGTGAAGGCACAGCATCATCTGAAGCTGCCCATGACCTCTGTGGACAGCAGGATGTGCAGCCTCTGGATCTCTCTGCACCTGCACTGGAGCCGGTGTTGATGCACAGGGTTGGCATTGGTTCATGGGGCACAGTGGAGTGCATGGGGCTGGTGTTGGTGTTCAGGGTGCTCTGGGGTACATGAGGCACAGCACGGTGCATGGGGCCAGCCTGGCTCATCCCAGCAAGCTCCTGTGGGAAACCCATCCAGCTCTCCTTGGCTCACTTTGCTGCCTCATTGCAAGTAATAAACCATTGCTTGGAAAAGCACAATCTCCAAGTCActtcttatagaatcatagaaccccagactggtttgggttggaagggaccttaaagctcctccagctccaacccctgccacaggcagggaccccttccactggagcagctgctccaagcccctgtgtccaacctggccttgagcactgccaaggatggggcagccacagcttctctgggcaccctgtgccagtgcctcagcaccctcacagtaaagaacttcttccttatatcccacccaaacttcccctgtttcagtctgaacccatcaccccttgtgctatcactgcagtccctgatgaagagccgctctccagcatccttttgc
Proteins encoded in this region:
- the LOC101870260 gene encoding putative lysosomal acid lipase/cholesteryl ester hydrolase, producing the protein MRGREGTARCMVCESSVLDSGDLLLGRHQEEEHPTSSAPQQVAMMWLFVTIAYVMCISEKSNASPEVSTGFGEIIRYHGYPYEEHEVVTDDGYYLTVQRVPHGRDNPESMSTSHEAETQGSSMFCPSPKPVVLLQHGLVLEGSTWFTNLPNSSLGFILADAGYDVWIGNSRGNSWSQKHKEFEFHQQEYSNYSFHEMAMYDLPATINYILQKTGQEQLYYVAYSQGTTIGFIAFSSIPELDRKIKMFFALAPITTSSNMKTPLLRVFDLPERLVKLILGHTVVFKKGEILHQMTSRLCIYPFFKSFCSLVLYLPGGFTDSLNVSRMDVYLSHYPDTTSIKTMLHWRQLYQTGEFKYYDYGSDNVFHYNQTTPPFYKLENMKAPLAAWYGGNDWISAPEDVNITLPRITNVAYRKYIPEFVHFDFLWGAQAYEQVYKEILALMERST